Proteins found in one Salmo salar chromosome ssa26, Ssal_v3.1, whole genome shotgun sequence genomic segment:
- the LOC106588066 gene encoding conserved oligomeric Golgi complex subunit 8: MTAVDVEDESILASIFKDTFPDNWRDNPDFAAYLSELSSFGVEKLNREPERLAEERAQILQQTRELAFSNYKTFIRTADCTEDIYRDFGRVESSVSKLLDKLPSFGEKCRGFVKEAEDIGASRRMNSLTLNRHTEILEILEIPQLMDTCVRNGYYEEALELAAYVKRLEKKHSSLPVIQGIVHEVRQSAQLMLNQLLQQLRSNSQLPVCLRVIGYLRRMDVFTEAELRVKFLQARGSWLRSILSTVPDDDPYCHITKTIEACRVHLFDIITQYRAIFSDEDPLLSPGGQDQVVNEGAIFHGWVVQQVSEFLETLDRDLQRGVGGRLDSLLGQCMYFGLSFSRVGADFRGQLSPMFQRVAADTFRKAVEEAIERFQEDMNLYTLISLPSMLGGGSMPGTLQPPSTQPGTLQPPMALLDFPPLACFLNNILTAFNDLRLCCPLGLAQQVTKYLEDALVKVTKLIVAFHRAEETAFSDREKELFVQFCCSFAEDMVPFLNRCLHVLFPPAQLSVILGVPPTQVHKYSSLGCIDVSVVLDPLGFVLPKRETVTPMIEDLGVELDGLTTADPQPTLPVDNLGLPEPITSPEPIEDDPMVSSTISTEFVSETGLTSDPELEAILNDPNPVLDDPERPRADSHREVQEDPELEAILNPPKPVLTSPEHNPVPEPEVNPEVAES; this comes from the exons ATGACCGCTGTGGACGTGGAAGATGAGAGTATTCTGGCTTCCATATTTAAAGACACTTTTCCAGACAACTGGAGAGACAACCCGGACTTCGCAGCCTACCTGTCAGAGCTCAGTTCGTTTGGCGTGGAGAAATTAAACCGTGAACCGGAGCGCTTGGCGGAGGAGAGGGCGCAGATACTGCAGCAGACCCGGGAGCTCGCCTTCTCCAACTACAAGACGTTCATCCGCACCGCGGACTGCACCGAGGACATTTACCGAGACTTTGGCCGTGTGGAAAGCAGCGTTTCCAAACTCCTCGACAAGTTGCCCAGTTTCGGTGAAAAATGCAG GGGTTTTGTGAAGGAGGCTGAGGACATCGGGGCGAGCCGGCGGATGAACAGCCTGACTCTGAACCGCCACACAGAGATCCTGGAGATCTTAGAGATACCTCAGCTGATGGACACCTGCGTCCGGAATGGCTACTACGAGGAGGCTCTGGAACTGGCAGCCTACGTCAAGAGACTGGAGAAGAAGCACTCGTCTCTACCTGTCATCCAG GGAATCGTCCACGAGGTGCGTCAGTCAGCTCAGCTCATGCTGAACCAGCTGTTGCAGCAGCTACGTAGCAACTCCCAACTTcctgtgtgcctgcgtgtgaTTGGCTACCTGCGCAGGATGGACGTGTTCACGGAGGCGGAGCTACGGGTCAAGTTCCTGCAGGCGCGGGGCAGCTGGCTCCGTTCCATCCTGTCCACGGTCCCCGATGATGACCCTTACTGCCACATCACCAAGACCATCGAGGCCTGTCGC GTACATCTGTTTGACATCATCACCCAGTACAGAGCCATCTTCTCTGACGAGGACCCCCTGCTGTCTCCCG GTGGTCAGGACCAAGTGGTGAACGAAGGGGCCATCTTCCACGGCTGGGTGGTGCAGCAGGTATCCGAGTTCCTGGAGACTCTGGACCGAGACCTCCAGAGGGGGGTGGGCGGCCGTCTGGATTCCCTGCTGGGACAGTGCATGTACTTCGGCCTGTCCTTCAGCCGCGTCGGGGCAGACTTCCGCGGCCAGCTGTCTCCGATGTTTCAGCGTGTGGCGGCCGATACCTTCCGTAAAGCTGTAGAGGAAGCCATAGAGAGGTTCCAGGAGGACATGAACCTGTATACTctgatctctctcccctctatgcTGGGTGGGGGCTCCATGCCAGGGACCCTCCAGCCCCCCAGTACCCAGCCAGGGACCCTCCAGCCCCCTATGGCTCTGCTGGATTTCCCCCCTCTGGCCTGCTTCCTCAACAACATCCTGACGGCCTTCAACGACCTCAGGCTCTGTTGTCCCCTCGGTCTGGCCCAGCAGGTGACCAAGTACCTGGAGGACGCCCTGGTAAAG GTCACCAAGTTGATCGTGGCGTTCCACCGGGCTGAAGAGACGGCCTTCAGCGACCGAGAGAAGGAGCTGTTTGTCCAATTCTGCTGTTCCTTCGCCGAGGACATGGTGCCTTTCCTCAACCGCTGTCTACATGTCCTGTTCCCACCAGCACAGCTCTCTGTCATACTGG GTGTCCCTCCGACTCAAGTCCACAAGTACAGCAGTCTGGGTTGTATTGATGTGAGTGTAGTCCTGGATCCTCTGGGGTTTGTTCTTCCCAAGAGGGAGACGGTGACACCGATGATAGAAGACCTCGGTGTTGAACTGGACGGTCTCACCACAGCTGATCCTCAACCGACACTTCCTGTTGACAACCTGGGACTTCCTGAACCAATAACAAGCCCGGAACCTATAGAGGATGATCCCATGGTCTCATCCACCATATCTACTGAGTTTGTGTCCGAGACAGGTCTGACTTCTGACCCTGAACTGGAAGCCATTTTGAATGACCCTAACCCTGTATTGGACGACCCAGAGAGACCAAGGGCTGACAGCCACCGTGAAGTACAGGAAGACCCTGAGTTGGAGGCCATATTGAATCCCCCAAAGCCTGTTCTGACCAGCCCAGAACATAATCCAGTCCCAGAGCCTGAGGTAAACCCGGAAGTAGCAGAGAGTTAA
- the LOC106588067 gene encoding RNA-binding protein NOB1 — translation MAATMVEHVVVDAGGFLKKAALQEIGKNIYTLKDVVEEIRDKATRRSLSVLPYQLNFREPYPEDIRLVTEFSKKTGDYPSLSATDIKVLALTYQLERENVGTDHLKKEPEVKVQVCSTRRHPEAPVGVAGFHFPSKRPADGLFSGRQTPAAQTQHSYNPPEIGEYNSFQFWRNPLPCFDTDLLELVNLSISDSGAADTVHTEPETGSEEHKHSKNHSEEPGSGSEEEEDEEEDGGGWITPSNIKQVQMETGIWASPADVKVACLTTDFAMQNVLIQIGLHVLSVNGMLIKQARNYMLRCHACFKTTTNMTKVFCQHCGNKTLKKVAVTVSEDGSIQMHFSKNPKVLNPKGKRYSLPLPQGGKHASNPHLVEDQRFPQQRVSRKARQKTDVFNPDFLAGGSSPFSDHDIYSRSANLHITDGAGGGGRRRANPNAARKKKC, via the exons ATGGCTGCTACCATGGTGGAACATGTTGTCGTAGACGCAGGAGGATTTTTGAAGAAAGCAGCTCTTCAG GAAATCGGTAAGAATATCTACACCCTGAAGGATGTAGTAGAGGAAATTAGAGACAAGGCAACCCGGAGAAGTCTGTCAGTCCTACCATATCAACTGAACTTCAGAGAGCCGTACCCAGAGGACATCAGATTAG TGACTGAGTTCTCCAAGAAGACTGGAGACTACCCCAGCCTGTCTGCCACAGACATCAAGGTGTTGGCTCTGACATACCAGTTGGAGAGAGAAAACGTTGGGACTGACCACCTGAAGAAAGAACCTGAGGTCAAG GTCCAGGTATGCAGTACGAGGAGACATCCAGAGGCTCCCGTTGGCGTGGCAGGGTTCCACTTTCCCTCAAAG AGACCGGCTGATGGGCTGTTCAGTGGCAGACAGACGCCAGCAGCACAGACACAGCACAGCTATAACCCTCCAGAGATCGGAGAGTACAACAGCTTCCAGTTCTGGAGGAATCCTCTGCCCTGCTTTGACACTGACCTGCTGGAACTAGTG AACCTCTCGATATCGGACAGTGGAGCAGCAGACACCGTCCACACAGAACCTGAGACCGGGTCAGAGGAACACAAACACTCAAAGAATCATTCAGAGGAGCCCGGCAGTGggtcggaggaggaggaagatgaggaggaagatGGCGGTGGTTGGATCACCCCTAGCAACATTAAACAGGTCCAGATGGAGACGGGGATCTGGGCGTCGCCCGCGGACGTTAAAGTGGCGTGTCTCACCACCGACTTCGCTATGCAG AACGTCCTGATTCAGATCGGGCTCCACGTCCTCTCTGTGAACGGGATGCTCATCAAACAGGCCAGGAATTACATGCTACGATGCCACGCCTGTTTCAA GACCACTACCAACATGACTAAGGTTTTCTGTCAACACTGCGGCAACAAAACGCTGAAGAAGGTAGCAGTGACGGTCAGCGAGGACGGAAGTATTCAGATGCATTTCTCAAAGAACCCCAAAGTGCTCAACCCCAAAGGGAAGAGG TACTCCCTGCCCCTGCCACAAGGGGGAAAACACGCCAGCAACCCCCACCTGGTGGAGGACCAGCGTTTCCCCCAGCAGCGTGTGTCCCGTAAGGCCCGCCAAAAGACGGACGTCTTTAACCCAGACTTCCTGGCCGGGGGAAGCTCACCTTTCTCCGATCACGACATCTACAGCCGCTCTGCCAACCTGCACATCACAGACGGAGCAGGTGGAGGCGGGCGGAGGAGGGCCAACCCAAACGCTGCCCGCAAAAAGAAATGTTGA